The DNA sequence ATCTCTCAGTCGGTTGTATCCCGAGGCCCCCTGCTGTGCCTGTAGCGTTTGATGATGTGTTTAACGGCTTCATTCATCCCAAAGCTTGTTTCTTTTCTCCACCATTTGTTTCACCCTCCTTATCCATCTTTTCAAGCTGTTGCAACAAACACAGATGTGTCCTTTAGTCAACTTTGTGGCTTGATGACAGTTAATTTCTTCTCAAACTGATCTAGTAACACTCCTCCTTGAGTCACCACCCCTCCTTCCTCCCACTTTGACTCTCATCCCctgctctttctctcttacCTCTTACAGCTGGTCAGTACCATTTCCAATCCTGTTAAATTTGTATGTCCTCTTGAGGagcccttctgtctgtctgtcatttgCCTGAAAATCACATATACATGTTTCACTGTCACACTCGCAATCCTCTGCGGCAGCTGTTATCCAATCCAATGAGGTCTTCCCCgcccaaaaaacacacataattTGCAACAGAATGAGTAGCATTTGACCAAACATTAATGTACGGGCAAACAGAATAGAGCCAATCAACTCTTTACCACTATCAGCATATCTttaacatacattttatttaaataacggTTAACAATCAGTATCTGACCTACAAAGACAGAGAGCAGTAACTACAAAAATAGTgaagttgagaaaaaaaatgggtTTTAAGGAATCAGGCTGGCCAGCAAACTGTGCAACAGAGAGAAATGTTGTAATGCATTATTTTATGCATTTTAGGGTTGAATATTTTACCTCAACTCAACCACATCACGTTTCACTTACTGCTAGCTGTTAAGCTAGGCTAATTATCTTATAGCCAAACTAATTACCCGTTTCTTTTTCTGACTATACTACATTAGTTATGTGGAATGAAAAAACTGAATTACCAAGATGTCAGTTCATcaaatttgatatttttttaattacaaagaGAGCTTTGGAAAAACATTAATTTAGATTCATCAAAGGTTAGCAGTTGCTATGTTTTCACTAGAGTTAGCTATCTGGTTTTAGTTGTCTAGTTAGCTAACTAACTCTGTGGCTTTGTTTTTAGCTTTATTTTGTAGTTATTGTAAATTCTACATTCTGTTTTCGCAGAAAAGagtataataatttttttatatagtaaAACCAATGTCAAAAGGTCAGGTCTTAACtcaattttgaccaaatatGTAGTTACTGTGCAGTTCAAACTTAACATTTAGGGAAAATATATTTGTTATGTAACAAAAATGTAGTCAAACACGTCCTCTCTCTACCTATTTGTTACCATTACACTATCTCCCTAACTGCATTGTTGTTGCTGGAATCCAATAATATATCGTACTGTATTTGACTAATAAGCTAACATAAGATAGCAAACTAGTTAAATCATCCAATGgaacacaaaccaaaaatagCCTACTGTACTGCAGCTGAATTAATGATGTTGTACTGAGGAATTAAGCTTTAACATCTCCTCCACATGCTTGAGAAGTTTTACACATTGTTTTACATGGTAGTTTCTGATGCATTGATGTGATAGAAGATGTACTAGCAAAGTAGCCCACAGTGTTTACCTGAGAATAGGTGTTTGTAAGATTATACTCAGACTAGcggccactttattaggtacacctgtgCAATCTAATGCAGTACAATACAAGCCCTGCTATTAGTTCTACATTAAAGATGTCTATACTCTTTAGTTTTTGGCAACattgttgtaaatgtgtaaattcaATGATATATTTTAGCATTAAGATCATGCGAAAgttagtggtggtggtgtgctGGACTTGATAATTTGAGAAGTGTTTCTTATATTCTACTTCCTCATGTATGTAAATAAGGATATCTTACTAACATCTTTCAATATAACGCAGTCAAGTGCAACACCACCTATTTAACCACAACCTGAATAACAAACAAATGATTGAATTTACACAATTTTGACAATGTCACGAAATATTAAACATTATAAATTTCATAAAGGTAGAATTTATGACAGCACTTTTGTATTGGACTgcattatttcattttcatttctgtaaatgtgccagtgtaagtagccagctggctaattttcaactgtagtccttttgGCCAGATAATTTgagaccagagcaacaggaaacagctAGACAttagcagaggtgtatagtccaggtgccagaaagtagaaatcctgtccagcagctgtcccaaccatcactaaaccagctcctctaccaggtagatgagctcgttagtgaaaacacctgttctagatgtagaggcagatccaaaaacatggcaggatttttactttctggcatcTGGACTATACACGTCTGGACATTAGTATGGGTTAAAATTTACAGTCAGAAGACAATACGCCATAACAGCAACAAAATAAGCATTCTCAAGAAGCTATGCAGAgcgacaggaagcagcaagacatttgTACAGTAATACATCAACAGTATCTACATTCAGCACGTAGCCATGCCTCCAAGCAAGCAACAAAACACAGCCAAGCAACACTGATTATAGCCATTTTCTTAATACATGCAAACATGCAGAGCAGCAATAAACAATGAGACAACAAAATATATTATCATGATggcgatataatattgatataatattaaAAGTTGCAGtacaagttaataaaatagTGAAATAGTAAATTACAAGTGAATATGCCATGCAGAGCTGACTATTTGACaagtgtacctaataaagtggtCACTGAGTGTATGTTGCCTGTAGAAATTTCTAAACAACTATTGGCTTCAACTTAATTTATTTACTCTTAAAAGTCTTGGTGCCATTCATATGAGTTCTTTCTGTGTATTCATATATACAAAGGCTAATTCTCATTAGTGAAATAGGGCTTTGATCCAGTTCCTCTCAGCACTGATCATtggttaaagaaagaaaagtaattAAAGCGTTTTAGAGTCACACAGCTGACGCCCCAGTTCCACCTCCTCTCCATAGTCTCCTGTTCTTCTATTTTGCCAGCTTTTTATTCACATCTTTACTCTGCACACTGCCCGGCCGCCTCTCTGCCCCCACGTTCCCTATCCTGTCTAACTAATTGTCAAGGTTCTTGTTAGCATTATGCTAAAATGCGTCTCTGCAGCAAAAGCCACCCAGTGATATGGTAAGCCCCCTCTGGGAGGATTATACAGCTGATGATAATGAGTGAGtagatgtgagtgtgtgtggtgaagGGAATAACTGCTCCTGAATTTGTTGTTCACTTATGCACTCTCCTCTCTCCAACTCCTTCTCTTCAGCTCAGCAAACTGTTTCTCAGCTTTCCTACAAACCAGCCCTCTTCCTCGTGTCCACGTTCCAATCCCATGAACAGTGATTTACATTCAAACAGCAACCTCATCCCAGGTATTAAGAAAACTAATTTCACAACATTAATAGACCCCTTAAAAATGCCCACTTATTTCCTCCACAAATTACTTCCCATAATCCTAATCAACTAAACCCGTCTGCTGATTGGTCCTTTTTCTGCGGGGACAAATAGGAATGTTTGGAATCAATTTGAGCACTCTTGGCCTACCTGTAGGATTGTTGGGGTAACAGCTAATAGCAGCGGGCTGACAGGCTGTAGAGGGTTGATAAGCATTTCTCATTATTGAACCCCATTCAGAAAGCTGGCAgccacacacatataacacacacacacacacacagaatctctCAGAGAAATAGATGTCCTCCAAACCCATATTCCCATTGCCACaatagataaaaataaataaagaattcaTTGGTGTGTGCATCTATtgactgtgcatgtgtgtgtgacaaaggAGAAGGCAACTGGAGAGCTACAAACCCACGcctggacaaaataacagaaaagccTCTCCATACAATAGCTCTGCGGTAAACACCAGTTTGACAAAGCTCATAATCGCTTTTTGTTGTCGCTGTCGACGTTTGGGTTCAACTCAGTGGTCATTTTTTGAGGCCataattttttacaaaacaaacaccACATACAGTGTTCCTCAGTCATTGTTGGTCTACTTGTGACAACTTTATGAGTTGCCACAAGCAAATACAGCCGTGCTGTGTATATCATCATGATTTTTTGAGACTTTACCCTTCGCCATactgtataatgtatatatgtgtattctTGTGTCTGATGCACATGATGATGCACATGAAAAAAAATGGCAATTCAAACTGCTAGGTGTTTTCTCATTGTAGGAAATACAGGTGTtactaaaaacataaaaaatggcATATGTGTCGCAGTAAGCTGACTGTGACTGTGAGCCAACAtgcctgaaactgaagcagctacatggaattcagccatcattcatttcctttttacacctatgcttttcctactgtgacatgtcaaaatgtctatacttattagttttttttttttataaaataagcAAGCGATAAAGTGGACCTTGAGCCAAGACTGTCAAGTGCTTTCTTCAAGGTAAAAAATGAATGTGACAAAATCTCCTCTCAAAAAGATTAATGCTACACTTGAGACACTGTTTTAGTTACATCATTCTCCGTAATTATTTTGTAATGGGTTGGACGCATAAGGTAAATGTGGTTTTATTGCAGGATTGTGAATAGAGCGCCCTTATGTTTTCTTGTATCTGCCCTGCCGTGATCCAATCACAATTTAGCAACATTCAAATCAAACTGTGATGACAATTGTGGGGTTGTCAGGCCTCTGTCAATCAAATGTATTTAAACTCCGGAAGGTTAAATCGAGACAGCCAgccagactatctgtccaaaacaacttttgaacgtacacatgttccaccaaaacacgttccttcccgaggctattttgcagcggcaccgtagCTCTGTCTGGTGCTTAGCGCTGCCCGtgacgattgggattggtttaaagaaatcccaataaaccagagcccaTTTTaatcctatcccagaatgctgtgtggattagccagacccttctccgcCCGCCGCacttgtggaggaaggtctggcaaagcgagactaataaAACCACACCAACACAGTTCTAATGAAGTAGATTAGCTGAGTGAAAGACTAAATAAATTTCAAacttcattatttattattagctTATCTAGTAATAAATATGGAAGGTTATAATGCAATGTTTAAACCACATTTTCAGGGGCTCTAATGGTTATTTTAACCATATGTACAGTAAGTAGGTGAAAGTAGACCTGGAGTCCCTAAAAATCCCTGAAGCTCAACAATTTGAGCCTCGACTTGTTCATTCTGCACTGTGAGAGAGAAGGCTACAGTTGTGAGGGGGCTGAGACCATTGTTCGGGTAAAGTGAGACAAATGAGACCCTGGAGAGCACTACTTAGCCATTAATAAAGGTCAGATATGGAGCCACACCAATGGATGCTAATCCTGACCCCGGGGACTGTGTGCTCATGTGCCTGTGGATGGCAATTGTTTCACAGGCCTGTGACATTTAAACCTGAATGAGCGTACAATCCTGGGTGGCAGAACAGTGTGTACGTGTTTGTATGGCTATTTTGTTGGAAAGCAGTGGGCTTTAGTGCCAACTGAGGTTTAATTAGAAATGGCCTTGGGGCCAATTAAAACATCAGAGGCTATTTTCTCATGTAGACAACACACAGTGGTTAGTACAGTAAATATTCTCTTGATTTTAATTATGCcgttaaacatttaaaactgtcaGATTCtacagaatgtttttttatgaattgAATAGAATTTAAATAACCtacatttgttaaaatataatattatataagtGCCTTGGCCATATGTTTTTATCTACTAAGATTTTACCTGACAGCAGCGATATCATTAAGATGCCGTCACTGTGATATCATTATGAGGCATCACTGTATGTTAGCCATTATGTAGTCTCGTCACACAGTCTAATTGGTATTGTACTAATAACACGCTGGCAGGCTGAAAACATCCAATCCTTTCCCCTTGTGTTGGAGCTATAAGCTTGTCAGCAGGTCACACTGATTGGGGCACCTGAGAGCCAGTGAGAATGCAATTTGTGAGTTTAAGCTGAATGTGGTGGAGATAACGACTGTTGGGTCACAACAACAGTTCAGCCCAAGTGTAATGAGCAGAAAAATTCACAATTCTGTTAATgcatgtgtgttatgtgtacaTGACAGAGAACTATGGAAGTCCACACTATGATTAATGCCTTCACTGAATGCTAGCGCAGGTTATACTGCACCATATTTGCTTTAGAGGACATTTTTAAGTTTCTCTTAAATTTAGATATTTAGTTTAGATTGTTCTACCCACAGCTAACAACAAAGCCAAGTTCTCCTGATAATATCTTCAAAAGACAAACCATTAAACTGTTCATGACCTTTCCAGAAAGGCTTGGTGGATGCAGAGGAGAGGCCCAGGACAATTCTACAGAAATATGAGCACATTCTGGCTTAAAACTGTAAAcggaaaatatatataactcATGCAAGAGTCACAGATGCAAGACCTGTCCAAACACAGCAAACAAAAACCAGAAAGTAGCTTTCATATTTGATCATTTGTCACCCTGGTGTTGCTCAATAGGTATAGCAATGCTGGCTGACTGGTCTGCCAGTTttatccagactgaaatatctcaataacTATTAGAttgattgccatgaaatgtattgtttgtacagacatttatgCTCCCCAGACAGATAAATCCTACtactctagcgccaccatgaggttgacatttgtgacTGAGTAAAATGTCTACACAACTACaggatggattgccatgcaaTTTGTTACAGACATGCATTTTCCTTTCAAGATGAATTGTTATAATTTGGTGATCCACTGAATTTTAGTCTAGCGCCACCCTAATTTCAATTATTCAATcatttggtttatgaccaaaaaaCCTGCAAAACTAAAGAGACTCCCATCATCCTCGGCTGTCCTTTGTGTTAAGTGCTGAATAGCATGTTACGATGCTAACAGGCTAAAACTAAAATGGTGAACCTGGTAAACTTACTATACTTGTAAACATCATGTTAGCATGCAGTTAGCATTAGGTCAAAGCACAGCTGTGCAGTCCTATTAGGATACGTCATTGATTTGATACTTGTTACATTTATTTCTGATGGAAAGACGGTCCTGGACTTTTTTCATGTTCACAAAGAtccaataaacaataaaacatgctaATTGTGAGCTATATTATCACTATAGAAACTCACCCAAGACCAATGCAGTTTTTTGTCATCACATTGTAGTGGTTACTGTTCCAGTTGTCACCTTTCGGCTGTCAAATACATCTGTCATGAGACATATTTTACGTCAATATGAAAGCCTATATTGTTAATATTTACAAAAAGCTGcaagacatttaaaaagtgATTTGAAGCAGCCATTTATACCAGGAGATTTTGATAAATTATTCATCCAggaacaacaaccacagcacaCTGGTCACACAATGACCAAGTCACTAAATGAGGGATTAACTCCATCTTGTGGTGCAGAGAAGAACTGCCAGTTCAAGGATAGTGGTGGTTAATAACGTCAAACAGGACATTTGACAACGTGTGAAATGCAAGACCGCAGACACCCTGCAGGTTTTTAGTAGCAAAGTAGCCTGCTTATTTTATGCTTACATAGTTTTGACACTCCTGTCTTCTCATCTACTTTCTCCCATGTGGTGTCAATCACTGAAGCATAATGTACCATAAAATGAGGATATGTtgcaaaaacattcaaatacacGGGTAACTTTAATTTAGGGACTGCTTTAGGAAATAACAGTTACAAAAAAACAGAGTTACTAAATGTGACACACAAGTTGATCTGAACAAAACCCTTTTGCTttagtaaaaatgtcaaaataaataaaatgacattgAAATTATAAATctaattcaacattttttttaaactgagttGATGGAAGTTGTGCTGCAGAATGGTGACGTTCAGTTAATTTTAAATCAccttaatttaaaaatgaacaCCCCAATAAAGTTGGTACTAACATATCATAGATATCtttatgaatataaaaaaagacattaaattATATCAGGATTCTGATAAAGGAGGACTCAAGTTGTGGGTTaagttgtgaaaaaaataaattggctAATCTTTGCTTTGAAActtcaatttaaaacaaaatcactACAATATAATGCAAGTTAAGATGAACTTTTTTTTAGAAATTTAAAATCTGACTGACAATCAGCTTCTCTAAATGTGAGCTCTTACTCCCCGTCAACTTCTTCCTTATCAGCCTCCTTGTTTTCCTGTGGCCCATTGTTGTCATcccctttcttctcttctttgttTGTCTCCTCTGCATCGTGTTTCTCCTTCTGGTCAGCTGTATTCATATCCGTTTTTGCTGTGGTCACGTCAGGCTTTGGTGTGTCCTCTTTCATTACTTCCTGGACATTGTACTTTCTGTACAGTGTATAGTCTTTTACCACACTGATGCAACACACAGCCTTGATGACCTCCACAATGATTGTCAGTTCTGGGTTGGTCAAATCAACCTTGTTCTTAGGGTTCAGCTTCCCCACGAGACCTGCAATGTTCAAAAACCAAAGAGACAAGTCAGTTTTGTTCACTGAGGATCAAAAAGGGGAAATTCACTTTTCATTTACTTCTTTATTCTCATCTGACAAAATTCATCTCGTCCAACACTACCTGCAATTGCTTTGATGATTTCGTCTCTCTTGTTGTGGCTGCTGTTGCGGGCCTTGAAGGCGATCTGGTAGGTACCACTGTTTGGGGTTTTGAACCAGGGCTCCAGGAAAGTAGTCAGGTACTTCACCATGTCATCCTGAAAGGCCTTGCACGTTCCAGTTACCTGGATGAGGAGAAAACGAGAATAAGACACGGCGGCAACATGGATCTTGATATACTTTTGATTGTTAtgaaagggttaaaaaaaaacaaaaaactggaTGCATCTCATTTCAATACACTCAAAACATATTTCTATACTGCATCTGTTAAATAGGTTGACAGTTGTAAATTTTAGCTTCTCACTGGTAGCATCCGAAGGATCACACGTGACTTTTTCTTCTTGGTGGTGTGGAGATCGGAGAGGATGTGATGAACCAGCTTGTCAGATTCTAGGagagggaaaaaataaaaataaaaaaattgtggcCACAATAATACTAAAAGGCAAACAAATCATGTCAATGATCcgtacaaaaaaaagaaagaaaaagagcaaaAGACTTGACTTACCTAGATTTTTAGTTTTGATGAAGATGACATTGTTTGCTCCACTGTCCAAAGCCTGGAAGCGCCTCTCCTGTTTAGCTCCAGATGCTTTCAGCTGTGCCACTTCCTTCTTCAGTGCTACATCAACATCTTCTTCATCAGCCTCCTCTTCACTACTGCTCCCATTATTATCTTGCAACTGTGATCATGAGAGAGGCATGTTTATAATACCATATTACTTACTGCAAACTCAATTActtgtttagtctataaaatgttaaaGAAGTACTGAAAAGTGCCCCTttctaatgacttttttttgtccaGTCAACAGTCCATGATAGCCAAAGCCCATGTATCgatatcgggactgaaaaagtcagaTTGGTGCATGGTTACATTTGTAATTACTGGCTAGCTAAAGTCTATTGACATGGGCATGCACACAATAACAAGCTTTTGCTCTGGCTACCCCTATACATAACACAAAATCAATGTGCAACTTAAATAACTTATGATAAAATATGCAATTAAGTCATCACTTTCCCACTACTGTAGGGTGCAGTGCACTTGAGCTAACTTGCACAGTAATTGTTAGTAAAggactaacgttaaacagtccAGGCAAATAAAGCTATCTGTATCACGTTCTAACAAGGAATATTAATGTCTGGGCTCACCTTCTCGGGCCCATAGAGCGTGTCGGCGTACTCATTGAGCAGATTGAAGGCCTCCGCGGTGCACTTCCTCTCGTTCATGTTGCATGTGATGAGGATCCCCTGCATGCCTATCTCCAGCTCTCGGGAGCCCTTCCACCGCTTGTTGTGGTGACCGCCCGCATACCGCTTCTTGCTCCGTTTCCTCGAGTCGTTAGACACGGCCGACATATTAGCAGACAAGCTTAGGTACAAATCAAAACCTTGTGTTTAAGCTCAATAGCAGCGGGCTAACTTGTTGTTTTGGTTACTCCTCCTCGGCTTTATTAGCCGTTAGCTTAACAGTTGAGACTAAAATTTCCGGTATTTTAAAGCTGTAGCGACTACAATGTAAAAGTCATGTGAAGGTTACAAAAAGCTACAGACTGCCCGCTTAAATGTGTGTTCAAATGAATGAACTTCAGCTGTTTCAGAGGACCGATGTCTCATTCAGGCACTCACAACATAGCACGTTTTTTGGTTGCGCCGTACGGCGCGTGACGAGGGACAAAAGTCTTCAACGTTCTCGCGATTACTTGTTCACCTTTGGATTTTTGGCAGTGATTATACAGAACATGTTGTATACTTACTATATAAAACTGGTgatggaatgtaaccaagtacatttacCCAAGTACTGTACATATTTGAGGTAccagtactttacttgagtatttcaattttatgctactttttaCTTACTCCACAACTACATTTCAAAAgggaaatgtacattttacttCACATAGCTTTAAtcactagttactttacagattaagactattaacacaaaatataaatcaactaataaataTGATATATTACTAAATGTTAAGtcagtatataaagtagttaaaatgaGCGCCTAAGCAGCTGCAACTACAACTGCATTAAAGGGATgcttatacagtacattaatgCATCACTAATTATAATCCAGTACTACCATAAATATGCTTGTGAAATGGGCTATTCTGCATGAGTACTTTCGTACTtcaagtatattttgatgctaatacttttaagttaactctttttctgtgtgccaATCTGACGGCCACATTCTGCTTTATGATGATACGATGTTTAAGTTTAAGGAGCTGATGGAATAACATTTCACAGGAATTGTACCTCgtacgatttcatgtgacaaataaaattgattgatatcgaatgcaggacttttactgaaaaaaaatttcactgagtacttcttccaacaCTGATAAAAACAACTGTCAAAACCAAGAGcaaaactaaaacatttaacAAAGTCATAATTAAAACAGCcactttatcattttatttatcatttcatttgatcTCCAAAGCACATTTGCCAAAAAGTCTTTTTACTGTACAACACATAGAAAATTAAGTATATTATCATTATTGGTTGatagatttttgtgtgtgtgtaaaaaacacATTACTAACATTGTGCCAAATATTCACTTCAGAATGATACGAAATACAGAAAAGCGACAAGTCAgtattttggggcattttaacTTTATAAAAGCCAACTCATTCTCCAAACTGGAATCAGTAAAGTTAATTGAGCATTCACTATGTCAATAAAATCACAGCTTTGATTTTTACTGCTgtatgtagtttataaaaagagagcttccctttttttttttttttttgtttatctaTTCAGATTCGACTTtattacaaaacataaaaagcaaAATACAATTAATGAGGAACCGTCTTTGTGGCTATTGGTTACaaatataataacataacatagTCTATGTGACTGaggtagaccacacattctgcttttttttttttcctctctcccaACTAGTTAATAGCTCTTTCTCAGTGTTGACCTCTGGGGTGGACGACAGCTCAGAGTGGAGTTGATCTGACAGAGTGAGACAGAAGACCCAACAGCAGGAGCGTCCACAGAACTGCTTTTCATCAGAGCCGACTCCCACTTAAAGAACTCGCAGCCCTTCTGGATCCTGCCTCCGCTGCCTGACCGGCGGACTGGACAGCAGTAAAACCCTCGCCCGTGGTTCGGACCACCGTTGGATACGGACTGACGCTTTGCACGACGCCCACACGCACACAGCGGGGATGTGATCCTCGGCCCTCCTTTCACTGTTGCGGAAATGGAGCAACGATTGGTACGTGAGGAGAGCGTGTTGGTTGACAGGGAGGAGAGGGCATTCTTGGAGGCGCAAAAAGAACCGCGTGAGGAGGGACGTGAGGGTTTTGCTGGGTCAGTGTAGATGGTGAAGGAAGATTGTGGAGTCTCTTTGGGCTTCTTGGGTTGTGGGACGACTGCTTTGGGCCTGGCAAATGAGGTGTAAGGGGTGGAGGTATCTTCTGGGATGAAGGGTTTGTGTCTGAATACAGAGGGTGCGTTTGTTTTAGAGCTTTTATGAGGCTCATCTGACTTTCCTTGTACTTGAAAAAAGGTTCTAAGTCCTGTTTTGTGCTGATTTGATTTGGAGTCCTGAGTCACCGTTTTAGGCACAGCAAAATAAGTATTGGGCTCTGAGATCGTTGAATGCTGCCTGATGTCATTCTTTGCAGGTAAAGATGTTGTTGACGATTCACTGGTCATCTTTTGAGTCGTTAAGTTGTTTTCAACGCTCACGGTTTCTCTGATTTTGTCCCTTAATGTGACCTGACCGCCTAGCGAATGTTTATTATCAGGCTCTTCCCACACATGACGTGACACATGATCAACGTTAAATTCTCTCTCCGTTTCACTGATGAGGCCATCATCCTCCTCCAGCACCACATCATCATATGAACCACACCTATCCTCTGTTTCCACCAAAAGTTCTGTgccttcctcttcttccacaCGTCCTATTGTTGCTCCTGTTTTGGAGGGCTGGTTTGGCTGAGGCAGACTTGAAAGGCAGCCCAGAGTAGTAGAACACAGAACTAGGCTGCCGTTGTTGTTAATTTGTGGCGAAGGACAATTTGTCATAACGGAAGAGGAAATATTAGTGACAGCCACTGCTGTAACTGACCTCCTGCTGCATCCCCATAGTGGCACAGTTGTACCATACAGCAGTGTCTTTGGTGCGATCAGGCTTTGACAGATTTGAACAGAACTTGAGTTCTCATTTGTGTCCAAGTCCCTCGTGATGTTCTCTGAACGTGATTTTACCGGACATAATTTGGGAGGAATC is a window from the Perca fluviatilis chromosome 1, GENO_Pfluv_1.0, whole genome shotgun sequence genome containing:
- the thumpd1 gene encoding THUMP domain-containing protein 1, producing MSAVSNDSRKRSKKRYAGGHHNKRWKGSRELEIGMQGILITCNMNERKCTAEAFNLLNEYADTLYGPEKLQDNNGSSSEEEADEEDVDVALKKEVAQLKASGAKQERRFQALDSGANNVIFIKTKNLESDKLVHHILSDLHTTKKKKSRVILRMLPVTGTCKAFQDDMVKYLTTFLEPWFKTPNSGTYQIAFKARNSSHNKRDEIIKAIAGLVGKLNPKNKVDLTNPELTIIVEVIKAVCCISVVKDYTLYRKYNVQEVMKEDTPKPDVTTAKTDMNTADQKEKHDAEETNKEEKKGDDNNGPQENKEADKEEVDGE
- the eri2 gene encoding ERI1 exoribonuclease 2, whose translation is MSTKKLAKELGLLRQRSQSSNGSKKSLLSNQEFSYLIVIDFESTCWREKNNSTQEIIEFPAVLLNTSTGEIESEFHNYVQPQEHPILSEFCTELTGITQMQVEAGIPLQICLSRFSRWLQKLQLEMGVVFPNRQQRSSAPSPSQKLCTFLTWSDWDLGVCLQYECKRKQLHKPDVLNSWIDLRSTYRLFYDRKPKGLNGALQDLGIQFSGREHSGLDDSRNTAQLAARMMRDGCMMKITRSLERKPSMVKTMFGNTAADNKKENSNTDKKENTPTTNKPSSSKIPPKLCPVKSRSENITRDLDTNENSSSVQICQSLIAPKTLLYGTTVPLWGCSRRSVTAVAVTNISSSVMTNCPSPQINNNGSLVLCSTTLGCLSSLPQPNQPSKTGATIGRVEEEEGTELLVETEDRCGSYDDVVLEEDDGLISETEREFNVDHVSRHVWEEPDNKHSLGGQVTLRDKIRETVSVENNLTTQKMTSESSTTSLPAKNDIRQHSTISEPNTYFAVPKTVTQDSKSNQHKTGLRTFFQVQGKSDEPHKSSKTNAPSVFRHKPFIPEDTSTPYTSFARPKAVVPQPKKPKETPQSSFTIYTDPAKPSRPSSRGSFCASKNALSSLSTNTLSSRTNRCSISATVKGGPRITSPLCACGRRAKRQSVSNGGPNHGRGFYCCPVRRSGSGGRIQKGCEFFKWESALMKSSSVDAPAVGSSVSLCQINSTLSCRPPQRSTLRKSY